The nucleotide sequence ACCTTTCGTACCTGGCCTGGCCGGCTCTTCCACTGCCGGAATACGAGACTGGCCGGAGCTTTCTCGCGCACTTCCAGCAGTTCGAGCTGACTGGCCCCGTCCGCTTCGAGTTCGCCCTCGTCGCCCTCGCGGCCATCGTCTGGGCGATCTTGCGGGTCCGGTCGGATTCCCGCTCCGCCTGGCTCCAACGGCCCTCGGAGCGCAATTAGTCGACCGCGTCGGGACGGTCGCTTCTGTCTCCCCAGACACACCGCACGATCCCGTCGGCAGCGTCGGGAAACTCGATCCGCACCGGCTCCTCGAGATGTCTCGTGAGCCCTGTTGCAAGCAGCGAGACGACTGGTTGGTCGAACGCCCCGACGTGACCACACGTACTCCCCGCGATCTCGAACCGCGCCTCGTTTTCCGCCGGGCGGATCGTCGCTTCGACGCGTCGTGCCAGCCCGAACTGCTCGACGACGGCATCGCCCAGCTGGGTCGTGAACTGTTCGAGATCCGCTGTTTCGGCTGCTATCGTTTCGAACTCCTCGTAGAGTGGTCCCCCAGTCGGGTGCAGCGAAACGCCGCGCTCGCGTTCGTCGCCGGTCACGACGAACACCGACCGGAGGGCCTGTCCGTCGGGGATCGTATAGTGGCGGTGAGCCGGGACGTACAACCGCGTGTCCCGTTCGCCGAGGGGCACGTAGAGGCGTGTCTCCTGGAGCCCGAGTTCCGTGACGATACTGGCCCCGTTCTCGGCAGTCGCGTCGAAGATCCGCTCGGTGACGCTGGCCGCGTGGAACGTTTCCGGCGTGATGAATCGGGTCAGGACTGCCGCGAAGATTCCAGTGGCACCGAACGCAGCGAGAACCGTCTGCACATTCGGGAGCAGCAAAGCGCCACCGAACGAGACGAGCCCAATCCCAACGAACGCGATGGCGGTTCGACGATAGGTGGTCCGTTTGGCCTGCTGGAACTGTTCACGGAGCCGGTCGTTCTCGGCTCGCAAGACCGCCAGTTCGGCCTCACTAACTCTGTCAGACTCGCCACCGTCGTCAGATTGCCTGCTCGGTTCGACCGTGTCCTCCGGTGTGTGCATACTCATCCTGTCTCACCGTCGACGAGCCCCAGCGCAACGAGCTCGTACCGATGGATGGCGTAACTACTCGTGGCGACGACCGCAAAGAGCGCACCCGCCGCGACGAGTACCGACTCGCTCCAGACGAACGCCACCAGTGTTGTGCCCGAGAGGATAACGCCGAACCCCGTCCCGGTGAGTATCGTGTGGATCGAGAGTCCCTGTTCTGCGAGCACTGCCAGGACCAGGAGTATTGGTCCACTTTCGATGATTGCAATCATTCCAAGCGGGGCGTTCGGAGCGACGACTCCGACACCGACTTGTGTCAGTGCAACCGCCGCGATCCGTGCGTCGAGCATCCATAGGAGGATTCCAACACCGAGCGTTGCCACCGCGAGCACGGGGCTGCCTGATCCCAGCCCCAGCCCAGTAGCGAGCCAGCCGAGTGTAGCCAGGATTGCGGCAAGCCCGGGAATGGTCGCCCCGGGAGTTTCGCTATGACTCATGGGGGACCTCCTGGCTCCGTCGTGAGCGGCCGGCACGCAATGTCGCGTCGAGCCGATCACCCGGCACAACCTCGAACGCTTGGGTCCGTGGGTATCGGTCGAGTTTCCCTCGGAACTCCTCGAAAGCGACGTATCTCCCGTAGGTCGTTTCCATCTCCGCGAGTGCGTACGCTTCGAACAGTGCGTTCGGGGTCAGAAAGGCCATGACCTGATTGCCGCGCTGGACCGCGAGTTTCACGGCCTCTTGCAGTTCTTCTCGATGCGTGTCGTCAGTCGCGATCACGAACAACCGCGTCTCTTCGGTGTTGCTCACTTGATTGACTGCCCCGAACAGCGGCTCGTCAGTGACCCGTTCGACGTGTGCTTTGCGTGAGGCGTAATAGGGCCGGAGCGTCGTTCCATACGTCGTTGTGTCGCCTTCAAGCACCGCTCCGACCGTGTTCGCCTGTCTTGTGGCTCGGTGTTTCCGGTCGCTTGGGGACTGTCGTTCCGACGGCGTGAGTTCGTACAGTCGGGTTCGGATCGACTCGTACTGATCTCGTGTGAGTGATGGAGTGGCCCGTGCGGTGATTCCGCCCTCGTCGAGCGTCGTGAGTCCGATCGGATCGTCGAGTCGCTCGGCGACGTCGGTCATCGCTACCAGTATCGTCCGCAAGTATTCGAACTTCGTCCGGCCCTCCTCGCCATCGGCAAGCGTGGCGCGGTGATCGACGACCAGCATCGTCTCGCGGTCGGCCTGGGCCTCGAACTCCCGAACGTACGTCTCGTTGAGTCTGGCGGTTGCCTTCCAGTCGATCCGGTTCGAGGGGTCGCCGGGGACGTACTTCCGAAGTCCCGCCGGATCGAGACCACTCCCGCCGCGTCGGGCACGACGGCTGCCGTACGTTGCGGCGATTTCGCTCCCGCCGGCACCGACCCGGAGATTCCGGGGAACGTGTGGATCAACGACGAGTTCGGGTGTGGCTCCGATCGAAACCGTCTCTTCGAAGCGGCCATGCCGGTCCCGGAGCGTGACGGTGGGTGCAGGGAGTGTGAACGTCCCGGCGACCGGCCAGGCAAGCTCGAACGTGGCTGTGATTTCGCTGTCGGTTGGGGCTACGGTGTGTCTCCCCGGCTCACCTCGCACCCCGGTCGGGGCTTCGGGCGCGATCTCCATCTCCAGCGCCGTGAACTCTCGCTGGACGCGGAGCGTGACTGTCGTCGATGCGTTGACCGACTCGCGATGCTGGGGGAGTATCTGGTCGACTGTCGTCGTCTCGACCGTGCGTGCGAGCCGGCGGGTAAAGCGGTACTGCTCGGTCAGGAGCCACGCCGAAAGCAGGACAGCACCCGAAAGTAACGTCGGCGCAGCGAACACGACCGCCAGTGCTGGGAGGATGGCGATCGTGGCACAACTGGCACCAAAGCGACGCGTGGCTCGCATTATACTGCAGTTGTCGGAGACGACATTGAAAGTGTTGGTGGAGAATCAATCGCGCCCGTCACGTTTTCCCGTGCGATGCGCAACCGCTCTGGGCTATCCGGGGCTCTGATTCAGATTGCGATAGATTCACTCAGCCGCTGGCGAGCGCTTGCCACGATCAACTGCTCTCAAAACCAATCAACCAGTCTGGAAGATACGAATGGCAAATCAATAGAACTAATTGTCCAACTGATGACTAACCCGGTAATGGTGCAGGTTGCCGTTATCATTCCGTATAGTCCGACACACACCGCACCTGAACAGTTAGCCCGCGCGACGCGATCTGCATCACAGCAATCGGTTTCGACGGAACTGTACGTTGTTCACGATCTCGAACAGCAGGGGCCTGCGTGGGCTCGAAACAAAGGGTTGGATGAAGCCACTGAGCGCTATATCGCCTTTCTGGATGCTGACGACGTCTGGAAACCGAACAAACTCCAGCGCCAGCTTGATCGACTCGGCGAGACCGATGCAGGCCTCTGTGTTGAGGGACCGCCGATCTCACAGCGGGCGTTCGTCCGGGGGGTTCTTTCCAACGAGATACTTTCACTTACGTCGTCTATCATTATCGACAGCGACCAAGTTGCTGTTCGCTTTGATGAAGGCCTCGACCGTCGTGAAGACCATCTGTTCATGCTAGGGGCAACCAGCCAGGGCGGAGTCTGCTTTGTCCCGGATCTCGTCGAGATCAACAAGCACGGCCGTGGCCTGACCAACGAGACGACCTTCGAGATGCACATCCGGTCAGGTCACGAACTTGCCGAGAAAATCGAAGCTCAACTCCCCGAATTTGCGGAGTATTTACCATCTCTCCGGCAAGGGCTCCGGTTCGCTGTCGCCCGCCATGAGTTTATCGACGGCTATTATCTCCGTGCATGCCGTGGGTTTCTTTCGGCGGCGGCGATCGATCCACGTTCTCCGAAGGCAACGAAAGCACTCGCAGCAAGCCTCCTCTCGCTCGTTGAGCCCATTTTGCGGCAAGTTGGCCTGAGTGTGTGGTCGCCAGAGTGATCTATCCATGAACGTCCCCCGAACAATCAGCAAACTCTTTGGCTGGTCAGTCATTGCGAACATTGTCTCACTTGCTGGCATTACGTACTTCGCCGGTCAACTGGGGAGTGCAGGTATTGGTTCGTTTTTCCTTTTTCAATCCCTGATCCAACTCGCGGCGCTTGCCGGCGGCTTCGGTATTAATATCGGTGTCGAGAAGGAGATCGGCCGGGGCCGGCCCGTTCATATCGTTTTTCCCGCGGCACTTGTGATCGTTGCCGGTATTCTGGTAGTGATGGGCGTGGTCTTGTTTTTTACTGCCCCCTATCTCGATTCGTACCTCGGCGTTTCGGTTGTCCCGGTGCTCTTTCTTGGGATTGTCCTCCGACAATTGTTTGCCGTACTACAGTCAGCGTTGCGTGGTGCGCAACTCGTCGAAGAGACCGCTGTGTTCTCCGCGCTCCGAAAAATCGTTTGGATCGTCGGTGGCATTGGATTTTTGGAGGGAGGATATTCGGTCCGTGCACCGATTTATTCGAGTATACTCGGACTTCTCTGCGTAGTTGGGATTGCTGTATATCGGTTACGTCCACGAATGCAGCGGCCAGAACTAGCGGACGTGAGATCGGTTGCATCAGTCGCGAAATGGGCGTGGATAAGTAGTGTCGGCGGTGCGGTCTATAATTGGATGGACGTCACTTTACTCGGAGTATTCCTAGGTCCCGCTGCCGTTGGGGTGTACGAAGTGGTGTGGCGGGTTGCCAGCGCAACGTTATTGTTTACCCAGGCAGTCCGACGGACGGCGTTCCCTCGCATTGTTCGGGCGGGTGGGAATGCCGATTTTGCGTCGGTGGAAGCGTTGATCACGCGCTTCATGACTCCTTCCCTCTATTTCGTATTGCCTGGTTTTGTCGGTACGCTTGTTGTCGGCCGGGAATTACTTGGGATCGTGTTCGGTCCGGAGTTCGCAGCAGGAGGCCTGATATTGGTCATTTTGATGGTAGAGAAGATCCAGCGGGCGGTATCGGTTGTCCTCATCGGGCCGGTATATGCGATTGACCGTGAGGATATTGATGCAAAATCAACGGCAGCAGGTATCGTCTCCAATCTGATATTAAACCTGGCATTGATTCCGGTGTTCGGAATTGTGGGGGCCGCAGTGGCGACGATGCTTTCGGAAACGCTAAACTTTGGAATCCACGCGTGGTGTCTTCGAAAATACGTGTCATTGCGGATCCCGTGGCGGGAAATTGGCTCCTGCCTTGGTGCAGCTGGTATCATGGGGATCGTCATTTGGGGTGTGAAGCTGATGTATCCGGTTGAAACAATTGTTTCGCTCACAGCCGTTATCGGACTAGCTATTGTGACATATGTGAGCGTGACTGCCTTCGATCCAGTCTTGCGTTCGAAAGGCCGAAGCAGTATTGCGTCAGTCCTGAACACGGAACAAGATGCCCAATAGCGTTTAGAACACCTCCCACGAAATCGTAAAACCCCTGCTTACCGCCGACTCGACCTACTGTTTTCTTGGTGCCACGTAACCGACTCTCCCGTAGAACCAGTTTCCTGTTGGTTTTTTTATTAAATCGTGCTACTACAACTGGTGGTACTCCCCTACATAGCAGATATATTTTTATGACTTCACGTTAACGCCTATATTATGAGATAAAAAACATTTAGCACCATCAAAAACATCTATGCCTGCTACTTTGTTTGCTGGATGACCCTCACCTCCTACGTCGAAGTCGGGGCCAATATTTTCGACGAGGAATGGGATTTAGCGATCATCCTGGATGGCTGCCGTGTCGACGCCTTAGAGCAAGTCGCGGACGAGTATGCGTTTCTTACCGACATCCAGACCGCCACATCACTCGGCTCGTCGTCGAAAGAATGGATGGTGAATACGTTCCAGGAAACCCACCGAAGTGAGATCGCTGAAACGATCTACATCACTGGCAACGGCTGGGAGAACGATGTCCTCCGGGAGGACGTCCCGTTCTCCAATTGGACGGTCACGAAGGGAACGTGGGCCAACGACAATCGATTGGTCGACCGATTGCTTTACCGTCCAACCGCCACCGAGGCGGATTTCGAGCACCTCATTCATCAGCAACTGACAGACATCAACGGTGTCGACGCGTTCTGCCCGAAAGAGCTGACTGACTTGACAATAAAGGCGGGCAGGGAAAACGACGCGGAACGCGTGCTCGCCCATTACATGCAGCCTCACCAACCGTATATCCATCGCGCCGCCGCCGGGAATCCGGCCACTGAAATCGACAGCGATCCGTTTGGACACCTCGGTGAGGGCAACGACGATGCCGTCTGGGAGGCGTACCTCGACAACCTCCGGCATGCCTTAGATCAGGTAGCCGTTCTACTGGCGAATTTCGACGGCGATGTCCTCATCACCGCGGATCACGGCGAAATGTTCGGCCGACCACCGTTTGCAGGCCATGGTGAAGGGATCCCTCACCCGGCATTGAAACGTGTTCCCTGGGTGAAAACGACAGCTAGCGATCAGTCGACCCGGCAGCCGGACGTCGAGATGTCAACAGAGCAGATAGACAATACAGCGGAGCGACTTTCGGCTCTTGGATATCTGTAGTGGACTTCTCACGGATCGTCGACTCGAGCGCGTCTCTACGACGGTACATCAATTACAGAATTCTAACGATATAGCCCCCGCTGAATAGATTTTGTGATTCCGTCGCTCTGCAATGGGGGGTGCTTCTTCACGATCGACGCGATAGCCTTGGCAAGTGTCTGTCTCGCTGATCGCCCGAATGTCATCCGTAGCGAACTTCCAGAGTCCGGACTCCCAGACGTAGATCGCGTGGCTTTCATATGCCGAGATCCACTCGCTTGCCGACCATTGTTGTCGGGTGTAGTGGCCTTCAGTAACAGATGTCCGATCCGGGTTTGAATACATCACCCAGGGGGCGATCGACGCTACCTGTGTGACAATAAACAGTATTGCGAGGAGACTGATTAGCAACGTTTTCATCGGTCTGCGGTCTGCCGATGTGTATATAACGCCGACTGCACTCGCGGATAGTGGAATGAGGAGAAACGAGAGAAACCGGATCGGATCGACCGCGGTCAAACGCCCCATCGACAGCGAGACGGCGTAGAGAATCGCCACCACGCCGGCTGCTGCTCCTAATCCTTGTACCCACCCGGGGAGCCTGCGTTTTGATACGATTCCACACGCGATGATACTCGCGAAAAGACCGAGAACGACTATTGCCATCGACGCAATCGTTTCGCGGACGCCGCCGGCACTCCCACTAATCCCTGCCACCTCGCCGCCAGTCGACGTTACCACCGACTTGATTACGCTCACGATTATCCATTCGGAGAAATCCAGTGTCAAGAAAACAAAAATCAGGGTGAATGAAAGTATCCCAAATATAACGAACGGGCCAACACTTGACCGGGGTTGAGTAATTGTCTTCAGCCGGTCCGGAGTCAAGCCAAATGCACCGATACTAACCGCAAGAGACCAGCAAAGCAACGAAATCAACAACATCGAAATCGATAGATGATGAGTGAGTGTGACCGCACAAATGAATATAAACCCCAGGAGATCGGTTCGCTTCGACCGACTCCACACTGTGAGCATGATGACTAGGGCAACGAAGACAATTCCGAGCGATTCGGGGACGAATTTCGACTGAAACCCGATCAGCGTTCGTGTCGAGCCGAAAATGAGTGCCCCCAAGCCCGCTCCGGACGAGGAAATCACATCCCGCAACGCCAAAAACAGGGCAACGGGAGCTATGAGACTAACTAACGGCACATACTTTGCAGCCACTTCCAGGGGGATGAAATTGGACAGGCCGGCAGTTAGCATATACATTAGCGGATACGAGTAGTTGTGTTCAAATGTACTATATCCGGGAGTATGCTCCAGTAACTCCGTTGTAAGCAGCAGATTATTATACGGATCATGTCCGTAGAGGCCGATCTCAACCGGGTCCACGACGATCAACTTCGCGAGAAGTACAGTCAAGAGAATCAGCGACAGGATCTGAACATCGGTGAGTCGGCCGATTGAAACTGCAAGCGTTGTCCAAGCGAATATCCCCACGAGAAGAATGTACCCTAGCCACAGGTTCATTTGAGGTCTGAAGACTATGAAGGTGGCAATCGCCAATAAGGAAAAATATATCGAGAAGACGCTACGTGCTGGAATCCGCATGGTACTGAGTTAATGTAGATCGATTTTAAAATAGTATTGGTTGTCCATATGTAACGTGCTTATTGGGATGTTGGATCAGCAGTCCTCATCGCGCGACGGTCATCTCCATGGTGGTCGGCGCCAGCTCCCACCCCGTTGTTCAATATCGTCCGGGAGCAAGAGGAAGAGTTACAGTCATTGAATCTACCTTTTTGATTGAGTGGTTCCATGAACGTCGCATTCGTCACCGCTGAATACCCGCCGAAGAATATTGGGGGTGCGGGCATCAGCAGCAAACTCATCGTCGATGAACTACGGCGGCAGGATGTCTCTACTGACGTCTTTGTTCTCAACGGGGACGACCGGCAAGTGAACCGGATCTCATCAAACCGGTACGAACATCCAAGCGGTGGGGCCTATCCCGTTCCCGAGGAGATCGGGGAGAACCTGAGCGTCCTTCATACACTTTCAGACTTGGCGGAGTATGATGTCGTTCATTCCTATAACACCGGTCATCTTCCCGCCGTCGTCGCACGCGCTTCCCCGCCAGTCGTAGCCACCATCAACAACCACATGTGGGTCTGTGTCGACCCGACACAGTTTTTGAAAGACGGGTGTCCACCGTCAAATCCGCGGCAAGTGTATCGATATGCGGGGACGGCCGGCTATTCCGGGATCCGACGGATCGGGCGGGTTGGCCTTGAGTACCTCGGTCGGTCCATGGCGAAACGGGCCGATGCGATCACTGTTCAAAACGAGGGTATGAAACACGTTCTCAGCCGGTGTG is from Halorhabdus sp. BNX81 and encodes:
- a CDS encoding glycosyltransferase family 2 protein, producing MRNRSGLSGALIQIAIDSLSRWRALATINCSQNQSTSLEDTNGKSIELIVQLMTNPVMVQVAVIIPYSPTHTAPEQLARATRSASQQSVSTELYVVHDLEQQGPAWARNKGLDEATERYIAFLDADDVWKPNKLQRQLDRLGETDAGLCVEGPPISQRAFVRGVLSNEILSLTSSIIIDSDQVAVRFDEGLDRREDHLFMLGATSQGGVCFVPDLVEINKHGRGLTNETTFEMHIRSGHELAEKIEAQLPEFAEYLPSLRQGLRFAVARHEFIDGYYLRACRGFLSAAAIDPRSPKATKALAASLLSLVEPILRQVGLSVWSPE
- a CDS encoding flippase — translated: MNVPRTISKLFGWSVIANIVSLAGITYFAGQLGSAGIGSFFLFQSLIQLAALAGGFGINIGVEKEIGRGRPVHIVFPAALVIVAGILVVMGVVLFFTAPYLDSYLGVSVVPVLFLGIVLRQLFAVLQSALRGAQLVEETAVFSALRKIVWIVGGIGFLEGGYSVRAPIYSSILGLLCVVGIAVYRLRPRMQRPELADVRSVASVAKWAWISSVGGAVYNWMDVTLLGVFLGPAAVGVYEVVWRVASATLLFTQAVRRTAFPRIVRAGGNADFASVEALITRFMTPSLYFVLPGFVGTLVVGRELLGIVFGPEFAAGGLILVILMVEKIQRAVSVVLIGPVYAIDREDIDAKSTAAGIVSNLILNLALIPVFGIVGAAVATMLSETLNFGIHAWCLRKYVSLRIPWREIGSCLGAAGIMGIVIWGVKLMYPVETIVSLTAVIGLAIVTYVSVTAFDPVLRSKGRSSIASVLNTEQDAQ
- a CDS encoding DUF58 domain-containing protein, with translation MRATRRFGASCATIAILPALAVVFAAPTLLSGAVLLSAWLLTEQYRFTRRLARTVETTTVDQILPQHRESVNASTTVTLRVQREFTALEMEIAPEAPTGVRGEPGRHTVAPTDSEITATFELAWPVAGTFTLPAPTVTLRDRHGRFEETVSIGATPELVVDPHVPRNLRVGAGGSEIAATYGSRRARRGGSGLDPAGLRKYVPGDPSNRIDWKATARLNETYVREFEAQADRETMLVVDHRATLADGEEGRTKFEYLRTILVAMTDVAERLDDPIGLTTLDEGGITARATPSLTRDQYESIRTRLYELTPSERQSPSDRKHRATRQANTVGAVLEGDTTTYGTTLRPYYASRKAHVERVTDEPLFGAVNQVSNTEETRLFVIATDDTHREELQEAVKLAVQRGNQVMAFLTPNALFEAYALAEMETTYGRYVAFEEFRGKLDRYPRTQAFEVVPGDRLDATLRAGRSRRSQEVPHES